The proteins below are encoded in one region of Tomitella fengzijianii:
- a CDS encoding HNH endonuclease signature motif containing protein, which translates to MNGVGFGGSARAAAGGAGVVDGQLEAMLPEWCRELMVAHQRDENAAAARRLLGVRELVDARIAMLQRAGTGRGRARRAALSEVAAASTCTMHMAEVHYGIAELLEQHLSAVRDAALAGLVDYAHLAVLYHALAQVDPDVIRALDEEIAASARLLAPGSFGNEVERLLMERDPRMAERLHARERSRRRVTVSRRTSGMADVRAYLAADEAVVVYEAIDALADSVCAADPRDRAARRADAVVAMALGADKLECRCGRPACTKASCAASDATGDAAPADPETGGGTGAPGAGSGAQRRVHVYVHVDLATLAHLTDTPGHLEGYGPICAEYARMLAENSTWQLVFAEAKYLAEHWLAQNPQAACGADGNLPPGAGHAPTGDGGGVCPGDESDDPTADEKVAGMHDGSYDPELDDPEYIAFLEAAFERWQAKENRLRHQIETVHERTLPETSGAALGLSRPAPPTPLRHARIPALRTVPIIGDGRLIDTIRSRVAACRGMGSGIHPDGHGGYDKPPPGALSYKPSRKVTQEVRTRDGHCRHPGCIVPAGRCEIDHVVPFDHDAPEHGGWTVPQNLHCLCKMHHQLKTWRIWDVAVLAGYAECWSCHATGQWLISVPGGFRARPVPAASVERDGTVERDGTVERDGTGQVHGPRAHPAMSARDIAFGAADPEADPDEDLPF; encoded by the coding sequence ATGAACGGGGTGGGGTTCGGGGGATCGGCTCGTGCGGCGGCAGGCGGCGCGGGCGTGGTCGATGGGCAGTTGGAGGCGATGCTGCCGGAGTGGTGCCGCGAGCTGATGGTGGCGCATCAACGGGACGAGAATGCGGCCGCGGCACGGCGTCTGCTCGGGGTTCGTGAACTGGTGGACGCGCGCATCGCGATGCTACAGCGCGCCGGCACCGGCAGGGGGCGTGCTCGGCGCGCGGCGCTCTCGGAGGTCGCCGCGGCATCGACATGCACGATGCACATGGCGGAGGTGCACTACGGGATCGCGGAACTTCTGGAACAGCATCTCTCCGCGGTGCGGGATGCGGCGCTCGCCGGCCTGGTCGACTATGCGCACCTCGCCGTGCTGTATCACGCGCTGGCCCAGGTGGATCCGGACGTGATCCGTGCGCTCGACGAGGAGATCGCCGCATCCGCCAGGCTGCTTGCGCCCGGCTCATTCGGCAACGAGGTCGAACGTCTGTTGATGGAGCGTGACCCCCGTATGGCCGAGCGTTTGCATGCGCGCGAGCGCTCACGTCGGCGGGTCACAGTCTCACGCCGCACCAGCGGCATGGCGGACGTGCGGGCGTACCTTGCAGCGGATGAGGCGGTCGTCGTATACGAGGCCATCGATGCGCTGGCCGATTCGGTATGTGCTGCCGACCCGAGGGACCGCGCCGCACGGCGCGCCGATGCGGTGGTGGCAATGGCGCTCGGCGCCGACAAGCTCGAATGCAGGTGCGGGCGGCCCGCGTGCACGAAAGCCTCGTGTGCGGCTTCGGATGCCACGGGGGACGCAGCGCCGGCGGACCCCGAGACGGGCGGCGGCACGGGCGCTCCGGGCGCAGGCTCGGGGGCGCAGCGACGGGTTCACGTGTACGTGCACGTGGACCTCGCCACGCTCGCGCACCTGACGGACACCCCGGGCCACCTCGAAGGGTACGGCCCGATCTGCGCAGAGTATGCGCGCATGCTCGCCGAGAACTCGACGTGGCAGCTGGTGTTCGCCGAGGCCAAGTACCTGGCCGAGCATTGGCTGGCGCAGAACCCGCAGGCCGCATGCGGGGCGGACGGGAACCTGCCGCCGGGCGCCGGCCATGCCCCGACCGGCGACGGGGGAGGGGTCTGTCCCGGGGACGAGTCGGACGATCCCACCGCCGATGAGAAGGTGGCGGGAATGCACGATGGCTCCTACGATCCCGAGCTCGACGATCCCGAGTACATCGCGTTCCTCGAAGCGGCATTTGAGCGTTGGCAGGCGAAGGAGAACCGCCTGCGGCACCAAATCGAGACCGTCCATGAGCGGACGCTCCCGGAAACATCGGGGGCCGCGCTGGGGCTTTCGCGTCCGGCGCCGCCGACCCCGTTGCGGCACGCCCGGATTCCCGCACTGCGGACGGTGCCCATCATCGGCGACGGGAGACTCATCGACACGATCCGTTCCCGGGTCGCGGCATGCCGCGGCATGGGTTCCGGCATCCACCCGGACGGTCACGGCGGATACGACAAACCGCCGCCGGGCGCGCTCTCCTACAAACCGTCGCGGAAGGTCACGCAGGAGGTGCGCACGCGCGACGGGCACTGCCGCCACCCCGGATGCATCGTGCCGGCCGGGCGGTGCGAAATCGACCACGTGGTGCCGTTCGACCACGATGCCCCGGAGCATGGCGGTTGGACGGTGCCGCAGAACCTGCACTGCCTGTGCAAAATGCACCATCAGCTGAAGACCTGGCGGATATGGGACGTCGCCGTGCTTGCGGGTTACGCCGAATGCTGGTCGTGCCACGCGACCGGGCAGTGGCTGATCAGTGTGCCCGGAGGATTCCGCGCCCGGCCTGTGCCTGCTGCCTCCGTGGAAAGGGACGGCACCGTGGAACGGGACGGCACCGTGGAAAGGGACGGCACCGGCCAGGTGCACGGTCCGCGTGCACACCCGGCCATGTCCGCCAGGGACATCGCCTTCGGTGCAGCGGATCCGGAGGCGGACCCGGACGAGGACCTGCCGTTCTGA
- a CDS encoding dienelactone hydrolase family protein — MTGSNGDLPPLPRGPQDTPQRPLARVDHGGTPLTVARPDGAPRAGIVVVQEAWGVTTYIEWLLRVFADVGYVAAAPHLYHRSGDVVIDDHDFAKARPVMATLDGDAITMDVGNATAFLRHEGAPRAGIIGFCMGGTIALWAAAHADVDAAVTFYGSGIEKARWSGFESGLETAPSVRVPWLGFYGDEDRSIPPAQVERLRTAIEPVNAPTQIVRYPGAGHAFASDPSSPKHVREAAEDAGIRTREFLAAHLG; from the coding sequence GTGACGGGGAGCAACGGAGACCTGCCGCCCCTGCCCCGCGGCCCCCAGGACACGCCGCAGCGGCCGCTGGCGCGCGTCGACCACGGCGGCACTCCGCTCACCGTCGCGCGCCCCGACGGTGCGCCGCGTGCCGGGATCGTCGTCGTACAGGAGGCGTGGGGGGTCACGACCTACATCGAATGGCTGCTGCGGGTGTTCGCCGATGTGGGATACGTTGCCGCCGCGCCGCACCTCTACCACCGCAGCGGTGACGTGGTGATCGACGACCACGATTTCGCCAAGGCCAGGCCGGTGATGGCGACGTTGGACGGCGACGCCATCACCATGGACGTCGGCAACGCCACCGCGTTCCTGCGCCACGAGGGCGCCCCGCGCGCCGGGATCATCGGATTCTGCATGGGAGGGACGATCGCCCTGTGGGCGGCGGCCCACGCCGACGTCGACGCGGCGGTCACGTTCTACGGCAGCGGTATCGAGAAAGCCCGATGGTCCGGATTCGAATCCGGGTTGGAGACGGCGCCGAGCGTGCGCGTGCCCTGGCTCGGTTTCTACGGCGACGAGGACCGGTCCATCCCGCCGGCGCAGGTGGAGCGACTTCGCACTGCGATCGAGCCGGTCAACGCGCCGACGCAGATCGTGAGATACCCGGGGGCGGGCCACGCGTTCGCCTCGGACCCCTCGTCGCCCAAGCACGTGCGCGAGGCAGCCGAGGACGCGGGCATCCGCACCAGGGAGTTCCTGGCCGCGCACCTGGGTTGA
- a CDS encoding class I SAM-dependent methyltransferase, protein MNNAFSSGALAGITGGGLPQLTLAEMLEKVTDGPIPLHFTAYDGSTAGDPDSPYGLVLKTPRGANFVATAPGDLGMARAYAFCDLDLVGAHPGDPYEVFKRLQSISMHRPSLRDGAAIIRSLGRDRLRILTPPPQETLPRWRRIAEGLRHSKERDAEVISHHYDVSNAFYERVLGPSMTYTCATYRHADDSLEQAQEDKYRLVFDKLGLEPGMRLLDVGCGWGGMVRYAARRGVRVIGATLSKNQAEWAQKAIAEEGLQDLAEVRHCDYRDVPESGFDRVSSIGLTEHIGVHNYPDYFEFLYSKLRPGGRILNHCITRPGNAGNAKAGAFIDRYIFPDGELTGSGTIIRIMQDTGFNVRHEEDIREHYALTLRDWCRNLVDNWDFCVSEVGEGTARIWGLYMAGSRLGFETNVIQLHQVLAVKPLSDGSADVPLQPWWSW, encoded by the coding sequence ATGAACAACGCGTTCTCGTCCGGCGCGCTCGCCGGCATCACGGGCGGCGGGCTGCCCCAGCTGACGCTGGCCGAAATGCTGGAGAAGGTCACCGACGGCCCCATCCCCCTCCACTTCACCGCCTACGACGGCAGTACCGCCGGAGACCCGGACTCGCCGTACGGGCTCGTCCTGAAGACTCCCCGCGGCGCGAACTTCGTCGCCACCGCCCCCGGCGACCTCGGCATGGCCCGCGCCTACGCTTTCTGCGACCTGGACCTCGTGGGGGCGCATCCAGGCGACCCGTACGAGGTGTTCAAGCGCCTGCAGTCGATCTCGATGCACCGGCCGTCGCTGCGGGACGGCGCCGCCATCATCCGGTCGCTGGGCCGCGACCGGCTGCGCATCCTCACCCCGCCGCCGCAGGAGACCTTGCCGCGCTGGCGCCGGATCGCCGAGGGCCTTCGCCATTCGAAGGAGCGCGACGCCGAGGTCATAAGCCACCACTACGACGTGTCCAACGCCTTCTACGAGCGGGTCCTGGGACCGTCGATGACCTACACCTGCGCCACCTACCGGCACGCCGACGACTCGCTCGAGCAGGCCCAGGAGGACAAGTACCGCCTGGTGTTCGACAAGCTGGGGCTGGAACCGGGGATGCGGCTGCTCGACGTCGGCTGCGGCTGGGGCGGCATGGTCCGCTACGCCGCGCGGCGCGGGGTCCGGGTCATCGGCGCCACGCTGTCGAAGAACCAGGCCGAGTGGGCGCAGAAGGCGATCGCGGAGGAAGGGCTGCAGGATCTCGCCGAGGTGCGTCACTGCGATTACCGTGACGTGCCCGAGAGCGGTTTCGACCGCGTGTCCTCGATCGGGCTCACCGAGCACATCGGCGTGCACAACTACCCCGACTACTTCGAGTTCCTCTACTCCAAGCTGCGGCCGGGCGGCCGGATCCTCAACCATTGCATCACCCGACCCGGCAATGCGGGCAACGCCAAGGCCGGCGCGTTCATCGACCGCTACATCTTCCCCGACGGCGAGCTCACCGGCTCCGGCACGATCATCCGGATCATGCAGGACACCGGGTTCAACGTGCGGCACGAGGAGGACATCCGAGAGCACTACGCGCTGACCCTGCGCGACTGGTGCCGCAACCTCGTGGACAACTGGGACTTCTGCGTGAGCGAAGTCGGCGAGGGCACTGCCAGGATCTGGGGACTCTACATGGCGGGCTCGCGTCTGGGATTCGAGACCAACGTCATCCAGTTGCACCAGGTTCTGGCGGTCAAGCCGTTGTCGGACGGCAGCGCCGACGTGCCGTTGCAGCCCTGGTGGAGTTGGTGA
- a CDS encoding FAD-binding oxidoreductase, which translates to MPPPARLVGTVAHQAGVERLLASFHAIPADAPVRLAKKTSNLFRARSATGAPGLDVTGLGGVISVDPSAWTADVQGMCTYEDLVDATLPYGLAPMVVPQLKTITLGGAVTGLGIESTSFRNGLPHESVLEMDVLTPTGEIVTARPEGGTADLFRGFPNSYGTLGYATRLRIELEAVKPYVRLHHVRFTDLDALQQAMGRIADSGTWAGPDGATVTVDYLDGVVFTPDESYLVLGMQTDASDLRRGERTSDYTGMDIYYRSIQHALEASPKTDLLTIRDYLWRWDTDWFWCSRAFGTQNPRIRRFWPRKYLRSSIYWKLIGLDQKYDIGDRLEKRKGLPPRERVVQDIEVPLERTAEFTRWFLPETGIEPVWLCPLALRSVPADDGRRSDTDPGQPWTLYPLEAGRTYVNIGFWSSVPIVPGEPVGAMNRRIERKVAELGGHKSLYSESFYEQDEFDGMYGGTGYTGLKSRYDPDSRLLDLYAKAVKQK; encoded by the coding sequence GTGCCCCCGCCAGCCCGCCTTGTGGGGACCGTCGCACATCAGGCCGGCGTGGAGCGGCTGCTCGCCAGTTTCCACGCTATCCCCGCGGACGCGCCGGTGCGGCTGGCCAAGAAGACCTCGAACCTGTTCCGCGCGCGCAGCGCCACGGGCGCACCCGGCCTGGACGTGACGGGCCTCGGCGGGGTCATCTCCGTCGATCCCTCCGCGTGGACGGCCGACGTGCAGGGCATGTGCACCTACGAGGACCTGGTGGACGCGACGCTGCCCTACGGGCTCGCACCGATGGTGGTCCCACAGCTCAAGACGATCACCCTCGGCGGCGCGGTCACCGGACTGGGAATCGAGTCCACCTCGTTCCGCAACGGCCTTCCGCACGAGTCCGTGCTCGAGATGGACGTGCTCACCCCCACCGGCGAGATCGTCACCGCACGACCGGAAGGCGGGACGGCCGACCTCTTCCGCGGGTTCCCCAACTCGTACGGCACCCTCGGGTACGCCACGCGCCTGCGCATCGAGCTCGAGGCCGTCAAGCCGTACGTCCGGCTGCACCACGTGCGATTCACCGACCTCGACGCGCTGCAGCAGGCAATGGGCCGGATCGCCGACTCCGGCACCTGGGCCGGCCCCGACGGCGCGACAGTGACGGTCGACTATCTCGACGGGGTCGTCTTCACGCCCGACGAGTCATACCTGGTCCTGGGAATGCAGACCGACGCATCCGACCTCCGCCGCGGCGAACGCACCTCCGACTACACCGGGATGGACATCTACTACCGGTCCATCCAGCACGCGCTCGAGGCGTCGCCGAAGACCGACCTGCTCACAATCCGCGACTATCTTTGGCGGTGGGACACCGACTGGTTCTGGTGCTCGCGGGCGTTCGGCACGCAGAACCCGCGGATCCGCCGGTTCTGGCCGCGCAAGTACCTGCGCAGCAGCATCTACTGGAAGCTGATCGGGCTCGACCAGAAGTACGACATCGGCGACCGGCTCGAGAAGCGCAAAGGCCTGCCCCCGCGCGAGCGCGTGGTGCAGGACATCGAGGTGCCCCTCGAACGCACCGCCGAGTTCACCCGGTGGTTCCTCCCCGAGACCGGGATCGAACCCGTGTGGTTGTGCCCGCTGGCGCTGCGCAGCGTTCCGGCGGACGACGGGCGCCGCAGCGACACAGACCCCGGGCAGCCCTGGACCCTGTACCCCCTCGAGGCCGGGCGCACCTACGTCAACATCGGCTTCTGGTCGTCCGTACCCATCGTTCCCGGCGAGCCTGTGGGCGCGATGAACCGGCGCATCGAACGCAAGGTGGCCGAGCTGGGCGGGCACAAGTCGCTCTACTCGGAGTCGTTCTACGAGCAGGACGAGTTCGACGGCATGTACGGCGGCACCGGCTACACCGGCCTCAAGTCGCGGTACGACCCGGATTCGCGTCTACTCGATCTGTACGCAAAGGCGGTAAAGCAAAAGTGA
- a CDS encoding YbaB/EbfC family nucleoid-associated protein, translated as MQPGDPTQPGGMPDMQQLMAQAQQMQQQMVHAQQELANRQVDGQAGGGLVKATVTGTGELTSIVIDPSVIDPSDAETLQDLVVGAVHDASANAQRTAAELMGPLAGPLGDIGLPGF; from the coding sequence ATGCAACCCGGAGACCCGACGCAGCCCGGCGGTATGCCGGATATGCAGCAGCTGATGGCGCAGGCCCAGCAGATGCAGCAGCAGATGGTCCACGCCCAGCAGGAGCTGGCGAACCGTCAGGTCGACGGCCAGGCCGGGGGCGGACTCGTCAAGGCGACGGTCACCGGCACCGGCGAGCTGACGTCGATCGTCATCGACCCGTCCGTCATCGACCCCTCCGACGCCGAGACGCTGCAGGACCTCGTCGTGGGTGCCGTGCACGATGCCTCGGCGAACGCGCAGCGGACCGCCGCAGAGCTCATGGGTCCGCTCGCGGGGCCGCTGGGCGACATCGGCCTGCCCGGCTTCTAG
- the recR gene encoding recombination mediator RecR, whose product MYEGPVQDLIDELGKLPGIGPKSAQRIAFHMLTVEPSDIDRLLASLQKVREGVRYCVECGTVADGERCRICQDPRRDRTRICVVEEPKDVPAIERTREFKGLYHVLGGALNPLDGIGPDQLRVRELLQRLGGAAPGPDGGTVEVAEVIIATDPNTEGEATATYLVRMLRDFPGLSVSRLASGLPMGSDLEYADEMTLGRALTGRRVL is encoded by the coding sequence ATGTACGAGGGTCCTGTTCAGGATCTCATCGACGAGCTGGGCAAGCTCCCCGGCATCGGGCCCAAGAGCGCCCAGCGGATCGCCTTCCACATGCTCACGGTGGAACCGTCGGACATCGACCGGCTCCTGGCGTCGCTGCAGAAGGTGCGTGAGGGTGTCCGGTACTGCGTCGAGTGCGGCACTGTCGCGGACGGCGAGCGCTGCCGCATCTGCCAGGACCCCCGCCGCGACCGCACCCGGATCTGCGTCGTCGAGGAGCCCAAGGACGTGCCCGCCATCGAGCGGACCAGAGAGTTCAAGGGGCTCTACCACGTCCTCGGCGGCGCGCTGAACCCGCTCGACGGCATCGGGCCCGACCAGCTGCGGGTGCGCGAGCTGCTGCAACGGCTCGGCGGTGCTGCGCCGGGGCCGGACGGCGGGACGGTGGAGGTGGCCGAGGTGATCATCGCGACCGACCCCAACACGGAGGGCGAGGCCACCGCCACCTACCTGGTCCGCATGCTCCGCGACTTCCCCGGGCTGTCCGTCAGCCGCCTGGCGTCCGGGCTGCCCATGGGCTCCGACCTCGAATACGCGGACGAGATGACGCTGGGTCGCGCGCTCACCGGGCGCCGGGTGCTGTAG
- a CDS encoding uridine kinase family protein, with translation MSLEVRAVDGPSGSGKTVFADALAARLRGAGRDVALVRADDFATWDAPASWWPRLESGVLRPLAQGLPGRYRRVEWRRQSDRAEAVPVPGRWVDVPVPEILILEGVTTARRSIADRLTRAYWVQWGDEAARLERAVARDGGDCREHLERWQRFERGWFAVDGTRSRCEPA, from the coding sequence GTGAGCCTCGAGGTCCGGGCCGTCGACGGCCCGTCGGGCTCCGGCAAGACCGTCTTCGCCGACGCGTTGGCGGCGCGGTTGCGCGGTGCCGGGCGCGACGTGGCGCTGGTGCGGGCGGACGACTTCGCGACGTGGGACGCCCCGGCGTCATGGTGGCCGCGGCTGGAATCCGGGGTGCTTCGGCCGTTGGCGCAGGGCCTGCCCGGCCGGTACCGGCGCGTGGAGTGGCGCCGGCAGTCGGATCGCGCGGAGGCCGTGCCGGTGCCGGGGCGGTGGGTGGACGTGCCGGTGCCGGAGATCCTGATCCTCGAGGGCGTCACCACGGCACGACGTTCGATCGCGGACCGGCTTACCCGGGCGTACTGGGTGCAGTGGGGGGACGAGGCGGCGCGGCTGGAGCGGGCCGTCGCCCGCGATGGCGGGGACTGCCGCGAACACCTCGAGCGGTGGCAGAGGTTCGAGCGCGGCTGGTTCGCGGTGGACGGCACGCGATCGCGGTGCGAGCCGGCGTGA
- a CDS encoding type 1 glutamine amidotransferase, translating to MSGDTTAGDSTVRIGLILPDVLGTYGDGGNAVVLRERLRMRGYRAEIVATGFGEPVPDSLDIYALGGGEDAAQRLAARHMTAHPGLQNAAHRGAPVLAVCAGLQVMGEWFTASDGPGGALRRVDGLGLLDATTEPGRPEAGGRVSRALVARGLVTPRHAPGRIIGEVAASPLVDGLTATLTGFENHGGNTTLGPAARPLGRVVRGTGNKRASDPEGPAADETLFEGAVQGSLVATYMHGPVLARNPELADLLIARALGVAPGDLAPLEMPDVEQLRTERLASR from the coding sequence ATGAGCGGCGACACGACAGCAGGCGATTCGACCGTCCGGATCGGGCTGATCCTGCCGGATGTGCTCGGCACCTACGGCGACGGCGGCAACGCGGTGGTGCTGCGTGAGCGTCTGCGCATGCGCGGATACCGTGCCGAGATCGTCGCCACCGGGTTCGGCGAACCCGTCCCCGACTCCCTCGACATCTACGCACTCGGCGGCGGGGAGGACGCGGCGCAGCGGCTGGCCGCCCGCCACATGACCGCGCATCCCGGGCTGCAGAACGCGGCGCACCGCGGCGCGCCGGTCCTGGCGGTGTGCGCCGGGCTGCAGGTGATGGGCGAATGGTTCACCGCGTCCGACGGCCCCGGCGGCGCGCTGCGCCGGGTCGACGGCCTGGGCCTGCTGGACGCGACGACCGAGCCCGGGCGGCCGGAGGCCGGCGGCCGCGTGTCCCGCGCCCTCGTCGCCCGCGGGCTGGTGACGCCCCGCCACGCACCCGGGCGCATCATCGGCGAGGTGGCCGCATCCCCCCTCGTCGACGGGCTCACCGCGACGCTCACCGGGTTCGAGAACCACGGCGGCAACACCACGCTGGGGCCGGCGGCGCGCCCGCTCGGCCGGGTGGTGCGCGGTACCGGGAACAAGCGCGCCTCGGACCCGGAGGGCCCGGCCGCCGACGAGACGCTGTTCGAGGGCGCCGTCCAGGGGTCGCTCGTGGCCACCTACATGCACGGCCCCGTGCTCGCGCGCAACCCGGAGCTGGCGGACCTGCTCATCGCCCGCGCGCTCGGCGTCGCCCCCGGAGACCTGGCGCCGCTCGAGATGCCGGATGTCGAACAGTTGCGCACCGAGCGGCTCGCTTCACGGTAG